Part of the Pseudobdellovibrionaceae bacterium genome is shown below.
CGACGCCACGGTGGCGTGAAATCAACTTCTTGACCTTGATACACAACTTTTGTGCCACCTGTGACATTCTTAGCCACACTTGCAATAAGCTCTTCAAACTGCCGCATTTGGTATTCGTAGTCCGTGTACGCTTCGTAGAATTCAAGCATGGTGAATTCAGGGTTATGCGATCGATCAATCCCTTCGTTACGAAAGTTTTTTCCGATTTCGTAAACCTTGTCGTAGCCACCGACGATTAATCTTTTTAAATACAACTCCGGACTAATTTTCAAGAACAACTGCATATCAAGAGCCCGGTGGTGAGTGGCAAAGGGATGTGCCGAGGCCCCACCGTATATCGGCTGCAAAACGGGGGTCTCCACTTCTAGAAACCCGCGATCATCCAAAAACCTACGAAATTCTTTTATGATCTTTGAACGAGTCACAAATACATTTCGTGATTCGGCATTCATAATGAGGTCCAAAGATCGGTACCTGTATTTTAGCTCTACATCGGTAAGACCGTGATACTTCTCGGGGAGCGGCTCCAAAGTTTTACAGAGCATTTTAAACTCTTGGCAGTGAACAGAAAGTTCACCTTTTCTCGTTTTAAAAACAAAGCCTTTAATGCCCACTATATCGCCAATATCAAGATGCTTAAAAGCCTTGCGGTCAGCTTCGGGCAACTCTTCCAGTCGCACATAGCCTTGCATGGTGCCCTTAGAGTCTTGAATATTAAAAAACGAAGCCTTCCCCATATCTCGTCGGGTCATCAATCGGCCAGCCATAGAAACCACCGCGGACTCTTGCTTGTCGCCAGCGTCCATTTGATCAAACTGGTTGTGTACAACGTCTGACAAATGGGTGCGTTCGTAGTTGTGCGGAAAGGGGTCTATTCCCAAGGTTTTTAGTTCATCAAGCTTTCTTCGCTTTTCTTGGCGTAGAGGGTTTTCCCTTTCAACAACGGGCGACTTTTGTGACTCTGTGGTTTCCATGGCTATTTGAAATCCTTTACTTCAAGTTGGCTTGACCAGCGAACGTATCCATAACTTTTTGCAGTAACTCAACCGCCTCAGCCTTCGGTCTTTGAAAAGCGTTTCGCCCCATAATACTGCCGAAGGCTCCGCCGCGGGCCAATTCTTCCACTTCTTTTAACACGCTGCCTGTGTCTTTAGCGGCCCCACCGCTGCAAATCACAATGCGCCGACCATTAAAACAGGAGTCTACAATGTGTCGGGTGCGATCTGCTAAGGTGTCGACCTTAATGTTGTTCGCTGCAAAAACTTTTTTGGCTTCAGGTTGTTCAACGTGACTTGTGGTGGGCTTCACTTTCACAATGTGGGCACCCAGTTGACAGGCAATCTGGGCTGCATATCCCACCACATCCACAGCTGTCTCACCGTCTTTTGACAGCTCGGCGCCTCGTGGATAAGACCAAATCACCACAGCTAAACCCGCGTCTTTTGCCTGGCGAGTGGCTTCAGCGATTTCTTCATACATCTGTTTGCGCATTTGACTGCCCGGGTAAATGGTAAAGCCAATGGCCGCACAGCCCAAGCGCAAAGCATCGTCCACATAAGATGTCACCGCA
Proteins encoded:
- a CDS encoding class I fructose-bisphosphate aldolase, with the protein product MTPRVREILSWYGADNPGTLTNLARIMNHGRLAGTGKMVILPVDQGFEHGPARSFAMNPDAYDPEYHFQLAIESGCNAYAAPLGFIEACAREYAGEIPLILKINNSDSLASFPEAPISAVTSYVDDALRLGCAAIGFTIYPGSQMRKQMYEEIAEATRQAKDAGLAVVIWSYPRGAELSKDGETAVDVVGYAAQIACQLGAHIVKVKPTTSHVEQPEAKKVFAANNIKVDTLADRTRHIVDSCFNGRRIVICSGGAAKDTGSVLKEVEELARGGAFGSIMGRNAFQRPKAEAVELLQKVMDTFAGQANLK
- the lysS gene encoding lysine--tRNA ligase; amino-acid sequence: METTESQKSPVVERENPLRQEKRRKLDELKTLGIDPFPHNYERTHLSDVVHNQFDQMDAGDKQESAVVSMAGRLMTRRDMGKASFFNIQDSKGTMQGYVRLEELPEADRKAFKHLDIGDIVGIKGFVFKTRKGELSVHCQEFKMLCKTLEPLPEKYHGLTDVELKYRYRSLDLIMNAESRNVFVTRSKIIKEFRRFLDDRGFLEVETPVLQPIYGGASAHPFATHHRALDMQLFLKISPELYLKRLIVGGYDKVYEIGKNFRNEGIDRSHNPEFTMLEFYEAYTDYEYQMRQFEELIASVAKNVTGGTKVVYQGQEVDFTPPWRRLTVYDGIKEYAGLDVENMSDADLFEAAKKAGSDIKKPASRGEMIMEIFELKVEEHLWQPVFIYDFPVEISPLTKNHRSKKGLVERFEPMAACMEIGNAYTELNDPVDQRARLAEQEAKRVVDEEAQPMDEDFVHAIDVGMPPTGGVGIGIERIVMILTDQPSIRDIIFFPTMRHK